From Algoriphagus sp. NG3, the proteins below share one genomic window:
- a CDS encoding nucleoside hydrolase-like domain-containing protein, producing the protein MKRLFIFLLFPILSYSQQKPPEKPRILISTDIGGTDPDDNQSLSHLLMYSDQVDLEGLVSSPSYGSGSTSEIFRMIDLYKKDLPKLEKHQSGFAKPAFLKSITKQGRKGGAPYAGYTSSTEGSDWIIRCAKKEDSRPLWVLVWGGLEDLAQALHDAPEIQANIWVYWIGGPNKKWSANSYAYIAQNFPDLRMIEVNSSYYGFFSNNQLPDVVKTTDYYEKHIDQAGYLGADFKNYYDGEIKMGDTPSLLYVMNGIPSDPSGESWGGSFEKIPRSARVTFDRIPTQKDTVAFCTVIEFRFKGPEIDVPTDSAVFQLEVPYGKSSQVWPGYYLGEGNYALRYAPKQAEVLTLRFTSEIADFPEGEGRLVVSNLWPGQENPADYNLGDQWYSDSQDPKNYDGKLQGGKTILKWRNEVLMDWAKRWAWLRE; encoded by the coding sequence ATGAAAAGATTGTTCATATTTCTGCTTTTTCCTATTCTCTCCTACTCCCAACAAAAACCACCAGAAAAACCCAGAATATTAATCAGCACAGATATTGGGGGCACAGATCCAGATGACAATCAAAGTTTAAGTCATTTGCTGATGTACAGCGACCAAGTTGATCTCGAAGGCTTAGTCTCATCTCCCTCCTATGGCAGTGGATCCACGTCGGAGATTTTCAGGATGATTGACCTGTATAAAAAGGATCTTCCTAAACTTGAAAAACATCAATCCGGCTTTGCAAAGCCTGCTTTTCTCAAATCCATCACCAAGCAAGGACGCAAAGGAGGTGCTCCCTATGCTGGGTACACATCTTCTACTGAGGGTTCCGATTGGATAATTCGCTGCGCAAAAAAGGAAGACTCCAGACCCCTATGGGTTTTGGTGTGGGGAGGCTTGGAGGATTTGGCACAGGCACTTCACGATGCGCCGGAAATCCAGGCAAACATCTGGGTTTACTGGATCGGCGGTCCTAACAAAAAATGGAGTGCAAACAGCTATGCTTACATCGCCCAGAATTTCCCTGACCTTCGCATGATTGAGGTGAATTCCAGCTATTACGGCTTTTTCTCAAACAATCAGCTCCCAGATGTGGTCAAGACTACAGATTATTATGAAAAACACATCGACCAAGCCGGCTATCTGGGAGCGGATTTCAAAAACTATTATGACGGAGAGATCAAAATGGGTGACACGCCTTCTTTGCTATATGTAATGAATGGCATTCCAAGTGATCCTTCAGGAGAAAGCTGGGGAGGAAGCTTCGAGAAAATCCCTAGAAGTGCCCGGGTAACTTTTGACCGAATTCCTACGCAGAAAGATACGGTTGCTTTTTGTACAGTGATAGAATTTCGATTCAAAGGACCAGAGATCGATGTTCCAACAGATTCTGCGGTTTTTCAATTGGAAGTTCCCTATGGAAAATCATCTCAAGTTTGGCCGGGATATTACCTTGGAGAGGGAAATTACGCCCTTCGCTACGCTCCAAAACAAGCTGAGGTTCTGACGCTCCGATTCACTTCCGAAATAGCTGACTTTCCTGAAGGAGAAGGTCGATTAGTCGTCAGCAACCTGTGGCCAGGCCAGGAAAATCCAGCTGACTATAACTTGGGAGACCAGTGGTACAGTGATTCTCAAGATCCGAAAAACTATGACGGCAAGCTTCAGGGAGGCAAAACCATCCTGAAATGGAGAAACGAGGTTTTAATGGATTGGGCGAAGAGATGGGCATGGTTAAGAGAATAG
- a CDS encoding HopJ type III effector protein produces MKLLDQIKNAPAAISFSEVIAEIDSLYEFTPTRFLNGSTVNEAGQNNGSCKVFFFAKLHDLTPIETLSLFGDYYRKDVLQHPDGTDHQNIRNFMQSGWEGIKFESEALRLR; encoded by the coding sequence ATGAAGCTTTTAGACCAGATCAAAAACGCCCCTGCCGCTATTTCTTTTTCGGAGGTGATTGCAGAGATAGATTCTCTATACGAATTTACTCCTACCCGTTTTTTGAATGGCAGCACCGTAAATGAGGCGGGACAAAACAACGGCAGTTGTAAGGTCTTTTTCTTCGCAAAACTCCATGACTTAACTCCGATTGAGACTTTGTCACTTTTTGGAGACTATTACCGAAAAGACGTTTTACAACATCCCGATGGAACGGACCATCAAAATATCCGGAATTTTATGCAGTCTGGCTGGGAAGGAATCAAATTTGAGAGTGAGGCTTTAAGATTGAGGTAG
- a CDS encoding DUF1593 domain-containing protein has protein sequence MRIPSKPLLVAVFLVPIFFSCQPTKTETIKKTAEESKKPRTIVTTDGEIDDVDSFIRMLLYANEFQIEGLIYSSSMWHYKGDGKGTLFTSEMEMTKNIYGAIPDLRWPGVEWMNPLLDAYGEIYPKLSQHADGFPTADYLRSLVKVGNIDFEGEMEEDTEGSDFIKEKLLDDDMEPLYLQVWGGTNTIARALKSIEEDYKGTDEWESVYKKVTDKAILYAILDQDATYRKYIAPNWPDLKIFYNSNQFWCFAYPWKSAVPEQQHYLFEGGFMGNEIIKNHGSLLKQYYSYGDGQKQEGDDEHIHGDSTKLENAQWGTFGLYDFISEGDSPAYLHLIDVGLDNLDNPQWGGWGGRLVQSLEQPNRWEDGKNVMDFNPFTDTLDATYPQIRWVEAIQEDFAARADWCVMDYAKANHPPLVKAVGTHSPSAKPGERLTLAVETSDPDGDTLETKFWVYKEVGTYGGEVELTAEGNNLQVQLGPSAKGQLHIIAEVKDNGTHPMTRYQRFVVEVN, from the coding sequence ATGCGCATTCCATCCAAGCCTCTTCTAGTGGCAGTTTTCCTGGTGCCGATATTTTTCTCTTGCCAACCTACAAAAACGGAAACAATCAAAAAAACTGCTGAGGAATCCAAAAAGCCAAGGACTATAGTTACAACAGACGGAGAGATTGATGATGTGGATTCTTTTATTCGAATGCTGCTTTATGCCAATGAATTTCAGATTGAAGGTTTGATTTATTCCTCTTCTATGTGGCATTACAAAGGTGATGGGAAAGGGACACTTTTCACTTCAGAAATGGAAATGACCAAAAATATATATGGAGCAATTCCTGATTTGCGCTGGCCCGGAGTGGAATGGATGAACCCACTTTTGGATGCTTATGGGGAAATTTACCCAAAACTGAGCCAGCATGCGGATGGTTTTCCTACAGCTGATTATCTGAGAAGCCTGGTGAAAGTAGGGAATATTGATTTTGAAGGAGAGATGGAGGAGGATACGGAAGGTTCGGACTTTATTAAAGAAAAACTGCTTGATGATGATATGGAGCCGCTTTACTTGCAGGTTTGGGGTGGTACGAATACCATTGCCCGTGCTTTGAAATCCATTGAGGAGGATTATAAAGGCACCGACGAATGGGAAAGTGTTTACAAGAAAGTGACAGACAAAGCCATACTGTATGCGATACTGGATCAGGATGCTACATACAGAAAATACATTGCTCCCAACTGGCCTGATCTGAAGATTTTCTATAATTCCAACCAGTTTTGGTGCTTTGCTTATCCGTGGAAAAGTGCAGTGCCTGAGCAACAGCATTATCTCTTTGAAGGTGGATTTATGGGGAATGAAATCATTAAGAATCACGGATCATTGCTAAAGCAATATTACAGTTATGGTGATGGGCAAAAACAGGAAGGTGACGACGAGCATATTCATGGAGATTCCACCAAACTGGAAAATGCACAATGGGGAACTTTTGGGTTATATGATTTTATTTCTGAAGGGGATTCTCCTGCATACCTTCATCTCATTGATGTGGGTTTGGATAATTTGGATAATCCCCAATGGGGAGGATGGGGAGGCCGATTAGTCCAATCTTTAGAGCAGCCCAACCGATGGGAAGACGGGAAAAATGTCATGGATTTCAATCCTTTTACAGATACACTAGACGCTACCTATCCTCAAATTCGCTGGGTGGAGGCGATTCAGGAGGACTTCGCGGCACGGGCAGATTGGTGCGTGATGGATTATGCCAAGGCAAATCATCCTCCATTAGTGAAAGCGGTCGGGACACACTCGCCTTCGGCAAAGCCAGGAGAACGACTAACCCTCGCTGTGGAAACTTCCGATCCGGACGGAGATACGTTGGAAACCAAATTTTGGGTATATAAGGAAGTAGGAACCTATGGTGGTGAAGTGGAACTAACGGCAGAAGGGAATAATCTTCAGGTTCAGCTAGGTCCAAGCGCAAAAGGCCAACTTCACATAATCGCCGAAGTCAAAGACAATGGAACACATCCAATGACCAGGTATCAGAGGTTTGTGGTTGAGGTTAATTGA
- a CDS encoding DUF58 domain-containing protein has product MFLGKRLYVALAILALVFFLSYWFWVLYPIALFFVAMLLVLFVVDFLLVFGKKEGITGNRKLPEKFSNSDENEVEITIANQYGFSVRLFVVDEMPEQFQKRDFGYYISLASGETRISTYSLIPKQRGEYRFGSLHLVAYGPLGLVAKRYSFDEGKMVKVYPSFLQMRKYEFLAFNALKREHGLKKLRKFGQSREFEQIKPYVTGDNLRNLNWKAAAKSGKLMTNHYQEEKSQPVYSIIDLGRVMKMPFNGLSLLDYAVNSSLVFTNIALKNGDKAGLTTFSDQIGSTCEANHRPTQLLTVMELLYNIRTGFPESDFGKLYSWARKKLGQKCLLMIYTNFEHAGAMRRQLPFLKALAKHHLVLVVIFENHLLEEFSHQPADTLSEIAGKTIAAKFVYDKRLVAKELNRHGIQTILCAPQDLSMQTINKYMEIKAKGLI; this is encoded by the coding sequence CTCTATGTCGCACTGGCGATATTAGCCCTGGTCTTCTTTTTGTCCTATTGGTTTTGGGTGCTGTACCCCATTGCCCTCTTTTTTGTAGCCATGTTGTTGGTGCTTTTTGTGGTGGATTTTTTGTTGGTTTTCGGGAAAAAGGAGGGAATCACAGGCAATAGAAAGCTCCCGGAGAAGTTTTCTAACAGTGATGAAAACGAAGTGGAAATCACCATAGCCAATCAGTACGGCTTTTCTGTCCGGCTGTTTGTTGTGGACGAAATGCCGGAACAGTTTCAAAAGCGGGACTTTGGATATTATATAAGTTTAGCTTCTGGAGAAACCAGGATAAGCACTTATAGTCTCATTCCAAAGCAGCGGGGAGAGTACCGTTTTGGAAGCCTTCACTTGGTTGCGTATGGGCCTTTAGGGCTAGTGGCAAAGCGGTATAGTTTCGATGAAGGTAAAATGGTCAAGGTATATCCCTCCTTTTTGCAAATGAGGAAATACGAGTTTTTGGCATTCAATGCACTGAAGCGGGAGCATGGCCTTAAGAAGTTGCGGAAATTTGGGCAAAGCAGGGAATTCGAGCAAATCAAGCCATACGTCACGGGCGATAACCTTCGCAATCTCAATTGGAAAGCTGCTGCCAAATCGGGGAAATTGATGACCAATCACTATCAGGAAGAGAAATCCCAGCCAGTGTATTCCATCATAGATTTGGGGCGGGTAATGAAAATGCCATTTAATGGACTCAGCTTGCTGGACTATGCGGTCAATAGCAGTTTGGTTTTTACCAACATAGCTCTTAAAAATGGGGATAAAGCCGGATTAACCACTTTTTCAGATCAGATAGGTTCCACCTGTGAAGCCAATCATCGACCGACTCAACTCCTGACCGTAATGGAATTGTTGTATAATATTAGGACGGGTTTTCCAGAATCGGATTTTGGCAAACTGTACAGTTGGGCAAGGAAAAAACTGGGGCAAAAATGTCTGCTGATGATTTATACCAATTTTGAGCATGCGGGAGCCATGAGGCGGCAATTGCCATTTCTGAAAGCCCTGGCCAAGCATCATTTGGTTCTTGTAGTGATTTTTGAAAACCACTTGTTGGAGGAGTTTTCTCATCAGCCTGCCGATACTCTTTCGGAAATTGCGGGAAAAACCATTGCGGCCAAATTTGTCTATGACAAAAGGCTTGTCGCCAAGGAATTAAATCGGCATGGGATTCAGACGATCCTCTGTGCTCCGCAGGATCTGAGCATGCAGACCATCAATAAGTACATGGAGATAAAAGCCAAAGGGTTGATTTGA